One stretch of Zingiber officinale cultivar Zhangliang chromosome 6B, Zo_v1.1, whole genome shotgun sequence DNA includes these proteins:
- the LOC121992249 gene encoding poly [ADP-ribose] polymerase 2-A-like isoform X1: MSAKLKVDELRAQLSLRDLDTSGSKPTLVRRLDAALRKEKKEADALDKAAGDVDSSNDDSSKGGRKRRRNDAPEDASKDIEDEGKSKKEKLVTMTKKNGAVLDPFLPDHIKSNFHVLQKAEEIYSATLNQTNVGDNNNKFYVIQALESDDGRSFMVYNRWGRVGVRGQDKLLGPYTSQEDAFHEFDNKFYAKTKNWWHQRKQFKLHPKCYTWLEMDYADSENETVHNRKIDGSTSNQIQPTKLDSRIAKFVSLICNVSMMKQQMLEIGYNAEKLPLGKLSKSTILKGYDVLRRISEALAQFNKEKCEELSGEFYTVIPHDFGFKKMREFVIDTPGKLKAKLEMVESLAEIEIATKILQNDVEAEDDPLNSRYKQLQCELSPIEVDTKEFAMIKKYLLNTHAKTHSGYTVDIVQIFKVSRKDELERFKKFSNTKNRMLLWHGSRLTNWTGILSQGLRIAPPEAPVTGYMFGKGVYFADMFSKSANYCYSSTQSREGVLLLCEVALGDMAELLSANYNADQLPKGKLSTKGVGFTAPKMSDSQILEDGVIVPLGTPEKQNVFQSSLLYNEYIVYNLEQIRMRYVIQVQFNFKH, encoded by the exons ATGTCCGCCAAGCTCAAGGTCGACGAACTCCGCGCCCAGCTCTCCCTACGTGACCTCGACACCTCCGGCAGCAAACCCACACTC GTCCGGCGCCTCGATGCCGCTCTtcggaaggagaagaaggaggcggACGCACTGGACAAGGCAGCTGGCGACGTTGATTCTTCCAACGATGACTCCTCCAAGGGCGGCAGGAAAAGGCGGAGGAATGATGCCCCGGAGGATGCTTCTAAAG ATATAGAGGACGAAGGGAAAAGTAAGAAGGAGAAGCTTGTCACAATGACGAAGAAGAATGGTGCCGTTCTGGATCCCTTCCTCCCGGATCATATAAAATCGAACTTTCATGTCTTACAAAAG GCCGAGGAGATCTATAGTGCTACATTAAATCAAACTAATGTAGGAGATAATAATAACAAGTTTTATGTCATTCAAGCTCTAG AATCTGATGATGGCAGATCATTCATGGTTTACAATAGATGGGGCAGAGTCGGAGTAAGAGGTCAAGATAAGTTATTAGGACCTTACACTTCTCAAGAAGACGCATTTCATGAATTTGACAACAAATTTTATGCCAAGACAAAGAATTGGTGGCATCAACGAAAACAATTCAAACTTCATCCGAAATGTTATACTTGGTTGGAAATGGACTATGCAGATTCAGAAAATGAAACA GTACATAATAGGAAGATTGATGGATCTACTAGTAATCAAATTCAACCCACTAAGCTTGATTCTCGCATTGCAAAGTTTGTCTCCCTTATTTGCAATGTCAGCATGATGAAGCAGCAAATGTTGGAAATAG GTTACAATGCTGAAAAACTACCACTTGGCAAGCTGAGTAAGTCTACCATTTTAAAG GGTTATGATGTTTTGCGAAGGATCTCAGAGGCACTTGCACAATTTAACAAGGAAAAATGTGAAGAATTAAGTGG GGAGTTCTATACTGTGATTCCTCATGACTTTGGGTTTAAAAAGATGC GTGAGTTTGTCATTGACACTCCTGGCAAATTAAAGGCAAAACTGGAAATG GTTGAGAGCTTAGCTGAGATTGAAATTGCTACTAAAATTCTGCAGAATGATGTTGAGGCAGAG GATGACCCTCTAAATTCTCGGTACAAGCAGCTGCAATGTGAACTATCACCTATTGAAGTTGATACCAAGGAATTCGCTATG ATAAAGAAGTACTTGTTGAATACACATGCCAAAACACATTCAGGCTATACCGTTGATATTGTGCAGATATTTAAGGTTTCCAGGAAAGATGAACTTGAACGATTCAAAAAG TTCTCTAACACCAAGAATAGGATGCTTCTGTGGCATGGTTCCCGACTCACAAACTGGACCGGGATCCTTTCTCAAG GGTTGAGGATTGCACCTCCAGAAGCACCCGTTACTGGTTACATGTTTGGAAAGGGGGTTTATTTTGCcgatatgttttcaaagagtgcAAATTATTGTTATTCATCAACACAGTCCAGAGAAGGAGTGTTGCTCCTTTGCGAG GTTGCACTTGGTGATATGGCTGAGCTACTGTCTGCTAATTATAATGCTGATCAATTACCTAAGGGGAAATTAAG TACAAAAGGGGTTGGATTCACAGCTCCTAAGATGTCGGATTCCCAAATCCTAGAAGATGGTGTGATTGTTCCTCTTGGAACACCAGAAAAACAGAATGTTTTCCAG AGTAGTTTGTTGTACAATGAATACATTGTGTACAACTTAGAGCAGATTCGGATGCGGTATGTCATTCAAGTGCAGTTCAATTTCAAACATTAA
- the LOC121992249 gene encoding poly [ADP-ribose] polymerase 2-A-like isoform X2, with product MSAKLKVDELRAQLSLRDLDTSGSKPTLVRRLDAALRKEKKEADALDKAAGDVDSSNDDSSKGGRKRRRNDAPEDASKEDEGKSKKEKLVTMTKKNGAVLDPFLPDHIKSNFHVLQKAEEIYSATLNQTNVGDNNNKFYVIQALESDDGRSFMVYNRWGRVGVRGQDKLLGPYTSQEDAFHEFDNKFYAKTKNWWHQRKQFKLHPKCYTWLEMDYADSENETVHNRKIDGSTSNQIQPTKLDSRIAKFVSLICNVSMMKQQMLEIGYNAEKLPLGKLSKSTILKGYDVLRRISEALAQFNKEKCEELSGEFYTVIPHDFGFKKMREFVIDTPGKLKAKLEMVESLAEIEIATKILQNDVEAEDDPLNSRYKQLQCELSPIEVDTKEFAMIKKYLLNTHAKTHSGYTVDIVQIFKVSRKDELERFKKFSNTKNRMLLWHGSRLTNWTGILSQGLRIAPPEAPVTGYMFGKGVYFADMFSKSANYCYSSTQSREGVLLLCEVALGDMAELLSANYNADQLPKGKLSTKGVGFTAPKMSDSQILEDGVIVPLGTPEKQNVFQSSLLYNEYIVYNLEQIRMRYVIQVQFNFKH from the exons ATGTCCGCCAAGCTCAAGGTCGACGAACTCCGCGCCCAGCTCTCCCTACGTGACCTCGACACCTCCGGCAGCAAACCCACACTC GTCCGGCGCCTCGATGCCGCTCTtcggaaggagaagaaggaggcggACGCACTGGACAAGGCAGCTGGCGACGTTGATTCTTCCAACGATGACTCCTCCAAGGGCGGCAGGAAAAGGCGGAGGAATGATGCCCCGGAGGATGCTTCTAAAG AGGACGAAGGGAAAAGTAAGAAGGAGAAGCTTGTCACAATGACGAAGAAGAATGGTGCCGTTCTGGATCCCTTCCTCCCGGATCATATAAAATCGAACTTTCATGTCTTACAAAAG GCCGAGGAGATCTATAGTGCTACATTAAATCAAACTAATGTAGGAGATAATAATAACAAGTTTTATGTCATTCAAGCTCTAG AATCTGATGATGGCAGATCATTCATGGTTTACAATAGATGGGGCAGAGTCGGAGTAAGAGGTCAAGATAAGTTATTAGGACCTTACACTTCTCAAGAAGACGCATTTCATGAATTTGACAACAAATTTTATGCCAAGACAAAGAATTGGTGGCATCAACGAAAACAATTCAAACTTCATCCGAAATGTTATACTTGGTTGGAAATGGACTATGCAGATTCAGAAAATGAAACA GTACATAATAGGAAGATTGATGGATCTACTAGTAATCAAATTCAACCCACTAAGCTTGATTCTCGCATTGCAAAGTTTGTCTCCCTTATTTGCAATGTCAGCATGATGAAGCAGCAAATGTTGGAAATAG GTTACAATGCTGAAAAACTACCACTTGGCAAGCTGAGTAAGTCTACCATTTTAAAG GGTTATGATGTTTTGCGAAGGATCTCAGAGGCACTTGCACAATTTAACAAGGAAAAATGTGAAGAATTAAGTGG GGAGTTCTATACTGTGATTCCTCATGACTTTGGGTTTAAAAAGATGC GTGAGTTTGTCATTGACACTCCTGGCAAATTAAAGGCAAAACTGGAAATG GTTGAGAGCTTAGCTGAGATTGAAATTGCTACTAAAATTCTGCAGAATGATGTTGAGGCAGAG GATGACCCTCTAAATTCTCGGTACAAGCAGCTGCAATGTGAACTATCACCTATTGAAGTTGATACCAAGGAATTCGCTATG ATAAAGAAGTACTTGTTGAATACACATGCCAAAACACATTCAGGCTATACCGTTGATATTGTGCAGATATTTAAGGTTTCCAGGAAAGATGAACTTGAACGATTCAAAAAG TTCTCTAACACCAAGAATAGGATGCTTCTGTGGCATGGTTCCCGACTCACAAACTGGACCGGGATCCTTTCTCAAG GGTTGAGGATTGCACCTCCAGAAGCACCCGTTACTGGTTACATGTTTGGAAAGGGGGTTTATTTTGCcgatatgttttcaaagagtgcAAATTATTGTTATTCATCAACACAGTCCAGAGAAGGAGTGTTGCTCCTTTGCGAG GTTGCACTTGGTGATATGGCTGAGCTACTGTCTGCTAATTATAATGCTGATCAATTACCTAAGGGGAAATTAAG TACAAAAGGGGTTGGATTCACAGCTCCTAAGATGTCGGATTCCCAAATCCTAGAAGATGGTGTGATTGTTCCTCTTGGAACACCAGAAAAACAGAATGTTTTCCAG AGTAGTTTGTTGTACAATGAATACATTGTGTACAACTTAGAGCAGATTCGGATGCGGTATGTCATTCAAGTGCAGTTCAATTTCAAACATTAA